The genomic DNA ACGCACACGCAGAGAAGAATGTCAGCAAAAGCGCAAACAAGGGCCAGAAGGGCAGGTACTTATATACCAGAGTCGAAAGTAGATTATTTTCTGAACTTGCCATACCTTTATAAATAAAGCTTCCTAAAATTTAATTCGTCAAACGATCAAGTGCAATCACCACCACTGACAAGCCACTAAACACGACCGGAAGCCAAAGTTTTGCATTACCCGAACTCTGAACTTTGGCTTTATTTGGCTCTACATAAATAATGTCATTTGATTTCAGGTTGTAGTATGGCGACGTAAACAGTTCATCTGTTGTTAAGTTGATCCGGATTAGTTTTTTCTTGCCTTCCTCTTCTCTAATAAGTAACACATTATCGCGGTTTGCATAGATGGTTAAATCACCGGCCAGGCCTAGGGCTTCTAAAAGCGTTATTTTTTCATTGGGAACCGTTAATACAGACGGATGCGCAACTTCCCCTAAAACAGAGACCTTATAGTTCAGAAAGCGGATATCTACTACAGGTTCAATCAGCAGTTTACGATTTATCAGCTCATCCCTGATTTTGTCATTGAGCGCTTTTTTGGTTAAGCCTGATGCTTTTAATTTCCCTAGAAAAGGTAACTGGACATTCCCCTCCTGATCTACCAGGTAGCCTACAGCTTGCGTAATGGAATTGGTAGCGGTAATAGAGCGGGTATCGCTGATATTAAACGTATTGAAGTACTCCGAAGCGGCCGGATTCGAACTGCTGATCACGATACTCAATAAATCATTGTTTTGAATGACAGGCTCCAGGTTCTGCAAATTCCCATTATATTCAGAGGTTTGTACATTCTCAAAGTATAAAGCCCCCTTTCTGCTGGCGCAGTTTGTAAAAAGTAATACGATCAAAAGTATGTAGAGAGGGTAAAGGGTGTTGCAGGGTTTCATGTATAGGCAGTTATATAATTATATGCTGATATAGAATGCGCGGAAAAGAAATGCTGCTACATGCATGTTGTTAGCAACATTTAAATTAATGTGCATAAAATACAATACGGAAGAATAGGGGCGATGTTATGGTTAAGTTAAATTATAATTAAACATGTTAAAGGGATATAATATATGCTATAAATTGATTTTGGGTGAGCCCAAATAATTAAGGTGAAATGTGCTAGAAAGTAGGAGATATGGCAGGTGTAATTATACGCTCGAAGTATCGTGTATAGAACGAGGAAAGATGGCGACCTGGACTTCTTAAAAGTAGTGGGAGACAGTGGGAGACAGAATCTTATAGCTCCTAGGTTACATACTCCTGATAGCTTTTATACTATCAGGAGTATGTAACCTAGGAGCTGCAGTTATTTAGTAAGGGCTATAAGTATCTTAAAGCCAGTTTTTTGGAGAGATTATATTTGTGAACTATCT from Pontibacter liquoris includes the following:
- a CDS encoding polysaccharide biosynthesis/export family protein, giving the protein MKPCNTLYPLYILLIVLLFTNCASRKGALYFENVQTSEYNGNLQNLEPVIQNNDLLSIVISSSNPAASEYFNTFNISDTRSITATNSITQAVGYLVDQEGNVQLPFLGKLKASGLTKKALNDKIRDELINRKLLIEPVVDIRFLNYKVSVLGEVAHPSVLTVPNEKITLLEALGLAGDLTIYANRDNVLLIREEEGKKKLIRINLTTDELFTSPYYNLKSNDIIYVEPNKAKVQSSGNAKLWLPVVFSGLSVVVIALDRLTN